In Afipia sp. P52-10, the sequence CACCCTACGCGACGCCTGATCGCGTCAAGCTCGTTGTCTATCCCGGCGGGCACATGATCTACGCCCGCGATCCTTCGCGGCAGGCCCTGAAGGCAGAAGCGCAAGCGATGATGAAGTGAACCGCCGCATCGGAACATCGGATGCCGTCTGCGATGCCCCGCACCTGTCATATAACCTTCAAACGGCTGTGATCGGTTGCCGCTGAGACAATTGCAGTGAAACGGCCATGACCTCTCCAGATCACCGATCGCAGCCTGACAGCTCCCGCACTCGCGCGCAGCAATGCGAGGATTCCCAGGATGTCGGCGTCAACGCAAGTTCCAATCCGACCATGGGCGATGTGATCGCGGAGCGGTTCTCCCGGCGCGATCTGATGAAGGGCGTGCTCGGCGTCGCAGCGATCACGGCGACAACTGGCACCGTTGCACTCGACCGCGCTCTGGCCCAGGCGCCTGCGGCCGCCGCCGCATCCCGCTTTCGCTTCGAGGAGTTGGAAGCCAAGGTCGAACAGAGCCACGCCGTGGCTCCAGGTTATGATGCGGACGTGCTGATCCGCTGGGGTGACGCCGTCGTTCCCGGCGCTCCGGCTTTCGATCCTGCAGGCCAAACCGCCGACGCCCAACGCAAGCAGTTTGGCTACAATAACGACTTCCTCGGCTACTTCCCGATGCCCGGCGCAGCCGATCCGTCGGCCCATGGCCTGCTCGTTGTCAACCACGAGTACACCAACGAAGAGCTGATGTTTCCGGGCATCGGCCGGCAGGACACCAAGGCCACCAACTTTGCGAAGATGACCTCGGAGCTTGCGGCGGTCGAGATGGCCGCCCATGGCGGCTCGGTCATCGAAATTCGCCGCGACAGCGGCAAATGGTCGGTGGTCCCGGATTCGAAATATGCGCGCCGGATCGACGCGACCACACCAATCGAGATTTCGGGCCCGGCGGCAGGCCNCCCCCGCCTGCAGACCACCGACGATCCGTCGGGCAAGCGCGTCCGTGGCATGGTCAACAACTGCGCGGGCGGTGTCACGCCATGGGGAACGTGGCTGACCTGCGAGGAGAACTTCCACGGCTACTTCTCAGGCAAGCTCGATGAGCAGCACACGGAATCGCGCAACCACAAGCGCTATGGCGTTCCGGGCAACTGGATGGCCTGGGGCAAATACATCGACAGGTTCGATCTCGCCAAGGAGCCCACCGAACCGAACCGCTTCGGATGGATCGTCGAGATCGATCCCTTCGACCCGGCTTCGATGCCGAAGAAGCGCACTGCACTCGGCCGCTTCAAGCACGAAGGCGCAGCGGGCATCATCAGCAAGGACGGACGCTACGTCGTCTATACGGGCGACGACGAGCGGTTCGACTATGTGTATCGCTTCGTCACCGACGCGCGGGTTGACCTCGCCAATCCGAAGGCCAACGCCGACATCCTCGACAAGGGGACGCTGTCGGTTGCGCGCTACGACGCCGACGGTCACGTCACCTGGCTGCCGTTGGTGTTCGGCTTAGGCCCCCTCACCGCCGACAACGGCTTCAACAGCCAGGCCGATGTGGTGATCGAGACGCGCCGTGCCGCCGATCTGCTTGGTGCAACCAAGATGGATCGCCCGGAGGACATCGAGGCCAGCGCCAAGACCAACAAGGTCTACGTCGTGCTGACTAACAACACCCGGCGCAAGCCAGACCAGGTGGACGCCGCCAACCCGCGCGCGGACAATCGTTTCGGCCATCTGATCGAGATGATCCCGCCCGATGGTGATCATGCGGCGGACAAATTCCGCTGGGAGATTCTGGTTCGTTGCGGCGACCCGGCGATTGCCGATGTCGGCGCAACCTTCTCGTCCGATACCACCCGCAACGGCTGGTTCGGCATGCCCGACAACGTTGCCGTCGATGCGGAAGGCCGCCTGTGGGTCGCCACCGACGGCAATTCGGGTCCAGCGACAGGACGGGCCGACGGAATCTGGGGGATCGAAACGGAGGGCGCCGGGCGCGGCACCTCGCGGCACTTCTACCGGGTGCCTGTCGGCGCCGAGATGTGTGGCCCCTGCTTCACCCCCGACGGTGAAACGCTGTTTGTCGCCGTTCAGCACCCGGGCGAAGCCGACGACGATAGCGGCCCCTCGGCCACCTTCGAGAATCCGTCAACACGCTGGCCGGATTTCAAGCCCGATATGCCGCCACGTCCATCGGTCGTTGCGATCACCCGCCGGGGCGGCGGAAAAATCGGCTTATAGCGTCGCGATCATATCGAACAGGACTGCGCTCGCCATCGCGAGCGCAAACACCCAGAACGCAACCATCGGCCAGCGGCTCGGCTTGCGATAGCGCCCTTCCGCCCGGCGCTGCTTGATCAACGCCGCCTCGTATTCGTCCGAGGTTGAGAACAAGCATGCAAAACCGTTGCGCGCCAACGCAACAGCCGCTTCGAGCGAACTGGACGCCGGCTTATGACTATCGCTGCGCGAGGAAGACATGACGCGATGCTAGATCGCGATTGGTAAACGGAGCGTTAGGAAGTTTGGCCCACGCACAAAAACGTGTTGCACGCGCAGGCATTTACCGACCGCACCTCACGCGCTGAGCTTATCGAACTGGTGCACGACCGTCGGTTGGCGAACGGCCGCCTGCGCAGTTTGCAGTTGCTGCTGACCGGGCGAAGACGGCTCTGCAGGCGCCACCTCCACGCGATTCCGCCCCTCGCGCTTGGCGCGGTAGAGCGCCCTGTCGGCAACGGCAAGCAAGGCGTTCACATCCATTCCCGGCGCCCGTCCCGCAACGCCGATACTGACGCTGGTGGCCGCCGGTATGCCGTCAATCTGCACGCCGGCATTGGCGAAGGTCGCGCGGACACGCTCGGCCGCAACGACGGCCTCTTCGACACCACACGGCAGCATCGCGGCGAATTCCTCGCCGCCGATCCGGCCGACGATGTCGGTAACACGCAGCGTGTGGACCAGCACCGTTCCAAACAGTTTCAAGATCTCATCGCCGGCCGCATGGCCGAAAGTGTCATTCACCGCCTTGAAGTGATCGATGTCGAAGAGCAGCACGGTCACTGGGCGCGCGGCCAGATCCTCACGCTCGATCATACGGCTGGTCAGTTCGGCAAAGCCGCGGCGATTGAACAATCCGGTCAAGGGGTCGATCGACGCTGCCGTCTTATGGGCCGTTACAACGCGCTCTGAGACCAGCAGGAAAACGATGAAGACTGTACCGACGGCATACAGGACCAGTTCGATGGCGAAAGCCGACACCCAGCCGCTGCGCGAACTCAGTGCCGCATCGTCTCCAAGCACGAAGTCGCCGAGCAGGATCGGCAGCATCAGCGCAAGTCCGTGCATCGCCGGGATTGCGATCGCCGGCCATCGCGATTGCATCGCCTTGCGTCGTTCCGACCACAATGCGGCGGCCGTCGCCGCAGCATAGGCGGCGACGATCGCGGCGCCAGCCACCACACGCAGTTTCGACGTGTCGGGAAGCAAAAGGCCAGCGACGCTCCAAAGCGCAGCTCCTGCGAGAATGCCAGGCCATATCGTTCGGCGGCCATGGAAAACGCGGGCAGCGTTCCAGACCATGCCGCAGGCGACGAACCCGCACATCGTCAGCGCCAGCTCTGTCCATCGTGGCAGCGAGGCACCTGCCAGGGCCCAGATCGCGATCGATGCGCCGCCTAAGAGGTAGGCCGCGCCCCACCAGCCGAGCGCCGCAATGCGCTCATGCCGCCAGAAGAACAGCAACATGCCCCCGAGCAGCGCAGCAACCAGTGATGCGACGAGATACAACGTCAGAATATCGAGCGCCATCCGCGAGCCCGCGACCGCCTTTTGCATGGGACGCTCAGCGCGTCGCACTCCTCAGCCCATCCGAGCCTAGCGTCACACTCTTGGCAAAGCGTTCGAGCCGTCAGACAATTTTTCCGCAAAAAATGCCGGCAATTTCTCTGCATTCCGGACCATCAAAGGCCGGACTGGCAAAAAGAAAAGGCGCCCGAGGGCGCCCTTTCGAACCTGCTGCAAACTGTGCGATGCGTGAAAACGTTAGCGCTTCGAGAACTGGAACGAACGGCGAGCCTTGGCGCGGCCGTACTTCTTACGCTCGACGACACGCGAGTCGCGCGTCAGGAAGCCGCCCTTCTTCAGAACACCGCGCAGCTCGGGCTCGAAGTTGGTCAGGGCCTTCGACAAACCGTGGCGAACCGCACCAGCCTGACCCGACAGTCCGCCGCCGGACACCGTGCAGATCACGTCGTACTGGCCCTGGCGATTGGACGAGACCAGCGGCTGCTGGATCATCATGCGCAGAACCGGGCGGGCGAAGTAGACCTCGAAC encodes:
- the rpsI gene encoding 30S ribosomal protein S9, which produces MAESIQSLDQLSQLKTAGADAPRYVKKVDKQGRAYATGKRKDAVARVWVKPGSGKITVNAREFEVYFARPVLRMMIQQPLVSSNRQGQYDVICTVSGGGLSGQAGAVRHGLSKALTNFEPELRGVLKKGGFLTRDSRVVERKKYGRAKARRSFQFSKR
- a CDS encoding diguanylate cyclase, yielding MQKAVAGSRMALDILTLYLVASLVAALLGGMLLFFWRHERIAALGWWGAAYLLGGASIAIWALAGASLPRWTELALTMCGFVACGMVWNAARVFHGRRTIWPGILAGAALWSVAGLLLPDTSKLRVVAGAAIVAAYAAATAAALWSERRKAMQSRWPAIAIPAMHGLALMLPILLGDFVLGDDAALSSRSGWVSAFAIELVLYAVGTVFIVFLLVSERVVTAHKTAASIDPLTGLFNRRGFAELTSRMIEREDLAARPVTVLLFDIDHFKAVNDTFGHAAGDEILKLFGTVLVHTLRVTDIVGRIGGEEFAAMLPCGVEEAVVAAERVRATFANAGVQIDGIPAATSVSIGVAGRAPGMDVNALLAVADRALYRAKREGRNRVEVAPAEPSSPGQQQLQTAQAAVRQPTVVHQFDKLSA
- a CDS encoding PhoX family phosphatase, which encodes MTSPDHRSQPDSSRTRAQQCEDSQDVGVNASSNPTMGDVIAERFSRRDLMKGVLGVAAITATTGTVALDRALAQAPAAAAASRFRFEELEAKVEQSHAVAPGYDADVLIRWGDAVVPGAPAFDPAGQTADAQRKQFGYNNDFLGYFPMPGAADPSAHGLLVVNHEYTNEELMFPGIGRQDTKATNFAKMTSELAAVEMAAHGGSVIEIRRDSGKWSVVPDSKYARRIDATTPIEISGPAAGXPRLQTTDDPSGKRVRGMVNNCAGGVTPWGTWLTCEENFHGYFSGKLDEQHTESRNHKRYGVPGNWMAWGKYIDRFDLAKEPTEPNRFGWIVEIDPFDPASMPKKRTALGRFKHEGAAGIISKDGRYVVYTGDDERFDYVYRFVTDARVDLANPKANADILDKGTLSVARYDADGHVTWLPLVFGLGPLTADNGFNSQADVVIETRRAADLLGATKMDRPEDIEASAKTNKVYVVLTNNTRRKPDQVDAANPRADNRFGHLIEMIPPDGDHAADKFRWEILVRCGDPAIADVGATFSSDTTRNGWFGMPDNVAVDAEGRLWVATDGNSGPATGRADGIWGIETEGAGRGTSRHFYRVPVGAEMCGPCFTPDGETLFVAVQHPGEADDDSGPSATFENPSTRWPDFKPDMPPRPSVVAITRRGGGKIGL